The Zingiber officinale cultivar Zhangliang chromosome 9A, Zo_v1.1, whole genome shotgun sequence genome window below encodes:
- the LOC122021681 gene encoding protein GL2-INTERACTING REPRESSOR 1-like — MMKHHVRRSLQKVDLNLKLALPARGDAPGIDVDDYGSPEQLSSPSSCLSLEADRDSPKEAAPMVLAACPQCFMYVMLCSADSKCPRCKSDVLLDFLHGRNAGEMTRKM; from the coding sequence ATGATGAAGCATCACGTCCGGAGGAGCCTGCAGAAGGTGGACCTGAACTTGAAGCTCGCGCTGCCGGCGAGAGGGGACGCACCGGGGATTGACGTGGATGACTACGGATCGCCGGAGCAGTTGTCGTCGCCGAGCTCGTGCCTGTCTTTGGAGGCTGACCGCGACAGCCCGAAGGAGGCGGCGCCGATGGTGCTCGCCGCCTGCCCCCAGTGCTTCATGTACGTGATGCTCTGCAGCGCGGATAGCAAGTGCCCCAGGTGCAAGAGCGATGTCCTCCTGGACTTCCTCCACGGCCGCAACGCCGGCGAGATGACCAGGAAAATGTAA